From the genome of Deinococcus sp. AJ005, one region includes:
- a CDS encoding IPT/TIG domain-containing protein, with translation MLTRPRLFGLTLLTLAITACGGPVTPPPASLVPTATITSGATENGTNANPLPTTVTITGTNLLGATLDFGGTGPGTNLVINAAGTMLTVTAPPNLPGRRPVVVTTPNGKVNAGTYTFRQPTPRPNVYLLSASPTSGPAVGGTTVTLAFDGNLTYNPGDPAGFTLPNVYFGAVQATGVTAPVLAIGPGPTEKYTITAVAPAGSGFADITLKCPVASCYTFSTTNSVPFQYLP, from the coding sequence ATGCTCACCCGTCCCCGCCTGTTTGGCCTGACGCTGCTGACCCTCGCCATTACCGCCTGCGGCGGCCCGGTCACTCCGCCTCCGGCATCTCTTGTTCCCACGGCCACCATTACTTCCGGCGCGACGGAGAACGGCACCAACGCCAATCCCCTGCCCACCACCGTCACCATCACCGGGACCAATCTTCTGGGGGCCACGCTGGACTTTGGCGGCACAGGCCCAGGCACCAATTTGGTGATCAACGCGGCAGGCACCATGCTGACTGTGACCGCGCCGCCGAATCTGCCGGGCCGCCGCCCCGTGGTCGTGACCACCCCGAATGGCAAGGTCAATGCCGGGACGTACACCTTCCGGCAACCCACCCCCAGGCCCAACGTCTACCTGCTGAGCGCCAGCCCCACCAGTGGTCCAGCAGTGGGCGGCACCACCGTCACCTTGGCCTTCGACGGCAACCTGACCTATAACCCGGGCGATCCGGCTGGTTTCACCCTCCCCAACGTGTACTTCGGGGCGGTTCAGGCCACCGGGGTCACGGCTCCCGTTCTGGCTATCGGCCCCGGCCCGACTGAGAAATACACGATTACTGCTGTGGCCCCCGCTGGCAGCGGCTTTGCGGACATCACCCTGAAATGCCCGGTGGCGAGTTGCTACACCTTCAGCACCACCAATTCCGTGCCGTTCCAGTATTTGCCGTAA